One Intestinimonas butyriciproducens genomic window, CGGATGTCGTAGGTGGTCACATCTCCGTCCACGCGGGAGGTATACATTCCCTCAGTGAGCTTCCGATGGTCCACCTGAAAGCTGGCGATCTGTTTGAGTTCCATATGTTTTCTCTCCTTTTGGATTCTTCTCCTCCACAGAATACCACATTCGTTCCTCGCTGACAATAAAATGAGGGCGCCGCGGCATATGCGGCGCCCCCGTCACATCGGCTGTACACCTCAGCCCTCTCTTTGGTAGCGGACGCTGAAGGTACACTTGTCTCCGCGCGTGTAGGAGCGGGTAAACTCCACGGCCCTACCCTCCTCATCGTAGCTGACACTGCTGAGGACCAGCACGCCGCGGCCCGGCTCGACGTTCAGGAGCCGGGCATCCATGGGGTCGAGCTCTGTGATCTCCAGGCTTTGCTCCCTGCGCGCCACCCGGATGCCATAGAACTCCAGCGCCTCGTAGACCGAGAACACGCCCAGATCCACCTGTTTCAGGTTGGGAAGCAGCGCCTCCGGGATATAGGTCTCCTCCTGGGAGACCGGTTCGCCGCTTACATAACTGACCTGCTTGATGTAGTGGACCGGCTCACCCGGCGCGCAGCTCAGCAGCGCACCGTATACCACACCGGCGGGTCGCAGGGCCTTGACCAGCACCCTGCTCTCCGGCTTGGCCTGCATATTTTGCCGGAACCCGCCCACAGTCTCTAGATCGCGCTCCAGCTTGTCCCCCACCACAAAGATCCCTTTGCCCTGAACGCTCTTCAAGAGCCCCTCTCCGATCAGGGCTGAAATGGCGGAACGGACCGACAGCCGGTGAATCCCATAGGTCTCCGCCAGCGTACCCACCGACGGGATCGCCGTGCCAGGCGGATACTCCCCGCCCTCGATCTTGCCGCGGATAAGCTCCCGGAGCTGGAGGTAGAGGGGAGAGTTGGGCCCGATGGCCTCCTCATGCCTCATGGATGTCGCCTCCCCTCTCGGCGGCGTCCCGCCGCTTGAGCTCACTGGTGATCCGCAGGCGGTCCGGTCGGGCCGCAGCACGGCAGTACTCCAGCAGCTCACCGTTCTGGTCATAGGTCTGGCTGACGATCCAGAAGAGGGGTGCGCCCTCCTCGATGCCCATCAGCTCGGCCTCATCCGTAGTCGCATAGGTAATGCTCACCTTCTCCTCGCCCTGCTCAGGGATGAGACCGTACGCCTCCTCCAACACCGCGAAGAGAGAGCCGCGCTCCAGGTCCCATTTCTCCAGGCCCTCCACCCGCTCCGCAGGCAGGAAAGCCGTTTCCACCATGAGCGGCTCCCCGTCAACCATACGCAGGCGGGCCACCTTATAGAGCGGGTAGCCCAGCACCTGTCCAAACCGCTTGGCCAGCGTCTTGTCGCACTCGATCCGTTTCAGATCCAGCAGTCGGGTCGTGACCCTGCGTCCCTGCTCCGAGGCGGACCGGCTGAGCGACAAGAGACCTTGCAGGTTCCGGGTATATTTGCGCTGGGCCACATAGGTGCCCGCGCCCGGCCGTGAGCACAGCACGCCGTCCTTCTCCATCCGGGCCGTGGCGCTGCGCAGCGCCGACCTGCTCAGCCCCCACGCCTCGCACAGGCTCCGCTCCGAGGGCAGGCGGTCCCCCGACCGGAGCTGATGTTCCACCAGATATCCGTTCAACAGTTCCCGCGCCAGTTCTCTGGGTCTGGGCCTGTAGTCCTGCGTCATGTGTGAGCCCCCTTTGGCCTCTGATCCTTCCGGAGTATATGGTCATCATACCACAGTTTTTTAGAAACCACAACATCATATATGTCTTCATCAATTTGATACCAATATATGCGGCGGCGTGTTACTTCGTCTCCTTATTCCCTAGGTTTGCTCTCTTGTTTTGGCCTCATCTTTGTCAAATACAATTTTAAAAATCATAAATTGGTATCTTATTATTTTTTTCATATCTATTAAAATAGGTTGATATTGGTTTTGATGTGTGCTATTATGGCAGGCAAGTAAGGAAGACGTAAAAATTTATGTGTCGAGATGATTTGTTTTAGCTATTCTGTACAAAAAACGAGGTGAGGACACACATGGCTGAGTCAATCGTATCCCTGATCGATGTGGAAAAGCGCTTTGGTTCCAATCTAGTGGTCCGGAAAATGAACATGGAGATCTACGAAGGCGAATTTCTCACGCTTCTGGGGCCCTCCGGCTGCGGTAAGACCACCACACTGCGGATGATCGCCGGATTCGAGGACGCCACCTCGGGCATCATCAAAGTCCAGGGAGAACGGGTCGAGAACAAGGAGCCCTACCAGCGGGACGTGAACACCGTATTCCAGAACTATGCGCTTTTCCCACACATGACCGTATTCGACAACGTCGCCTACGGCCTCACCATCAAAAAGGTTCCCAAGGATGAGATCCGGCAGCGGGTCGCCGAGATGCTGGAGCTGGTACAACTGACCGACTATGAAAGGCGCAAGCCTGATGAGCTCTCCGGCGGTCAGAAGCAGCGGGTGGCCATCGCCCGCGCCCTCATCAACCGCCCCAAGGTGCTCCTGCTGGACGAGCCCTTGGGCGCCCTGGACCTGAAGCTCCGCAAGCAGATGCAGATCGAGCTCAAGCGCCTGCAGAAGAAACTGGGCATCACCTTCGTCTACGTCACCCACGACCAGGAGGAGGCCCTCACCATGTCTGACCGCATCGCCGTCATGAACGCCGGGGTCATCGAGCAGCTGGGAACTCCAATGGAGATCTACGACCACCCTCTGACCCGGTTCGTGGCCGGGTTCATCGGAGAGTCCAACATCTTCGACGGCACCGTCACGGCGGTGGAGGGTGATCTGCTCCGGGTGGACACCCCGGCCGGAAAGCTGCTCACCCGGGGCAGCGGCTTCGCGGTGGGCGAGGAGATGCATGTTTCCATCCGGCCGGAGTATCTGGAGGCCGGCGAGAGGAGCGCCGACGGCTTCGATCTCCCCGCGAGGATCAAGGACTTCACCTATATGGGCACAGTGGTCAAGACCGCCCTGGACATGGCCGACGGCACCGAGCTCAAGCTCTCCCGGTTTGAGCAGGATGCAAACGCCCACGAGGGCGACAAGGTCTATCTCTCCTGGCGGCCGGAGAAGTCAGTGCCCATCAAGAAGTCTCATACATAAGGGGGTGCGGGTATGAGCAAGCAGCCGAGCGGCACCAGCGACCTCCAGGCCATCCGCCGGAAGCGGGACATGCGCCGCAAGACCATCCCCGCCCTGGCCCAGGCCGGTCCGGTCTCGATCTGGATGATCCTTTTCGTCACCCTTCCCATGCTCTTTATCATCTACATCAGCTTTATGTCCCGGGGCGTGTTCGGCGACGTGGTCTACCAGTTCTCCCTGGAGAGCTACCAGACCCTGCTGGATGCCACCTATTTCAAGGTCATCCTCAAGTCTTTGAAGGCCGCCCTTCTCACCACAGTGCTGTGCCTGGGGCTAGGGTATCCCTTCGCTTACTATATTGCCCGCAAGCCGCCTGAGGTGGCCTCCAGGCTCATCATGCTCATCATGATCCCTTTCTGGACCAACTCCCTCATGCGGCTCAACAGCTGGCTGTTGCTGTTCCAGACCAGCGGTCCGGTTAACAACTTTCTCCAGTGGACCGGTCTCGTCGACCGCCCCATCACCTTCATCTATACAGACGGGCTGGTGGTCCTGGGGCTTATCACCAACATGCTCCCCTTCGCGGTGCTCCCTCTCTACAGCTCCATTGAGAAGCTTCAGAAGTCCCTTCTGGAGGCCAGTGCCGATCTGGGGGCCACGCCGTCGCAGACCTTTTTCAAGGTGACGCTTCCCCTCACCTTCCCCGGCATCTTCTCCGCCATCATTCTGGTGTTCATCCCCTCCCTGGGGATCTACACCGTCTCCGATATCCTGGGCGGCGGCAAAGTGCTTTACATCGGCAACATCATCAAGAACCAGTTTGGTTCGATCCGGAACTGGCCCCTGGGCGCGGCGCTGTCTGTGCTGTTACTGGTCATCACGGGCCTGTTGATCTTCATCTACACCCGATTCGCCAAGATCGAGGACATGGAGGTGGTCTGAGATGGCAAAGCTCTCCAAGGTACAAAGGCATAAGCGGACCGCCGCCATCCTGGGCGAGGTCTATGCCATCCTGATCTACGCGGTGCTCTACATTCCCATCGTGGTCATGATGGTCTTTTCCTTCAACGACCAGCGGTACAACTATTACTGGAACGGCTTTACCACGCAGTGGTACGGCAAGCTTTTCCACAACTCCGCGCTCATCGGGAGCCTCTGGTACTCCCTTATCATCGCCGTGCTGGCCACGGTCATCTCGGTGGTCATCGGTACGCTCGGGGCGCTTGGCCTGAAGAAGTATGAATTCCACGGCAAAAAATTGGTCAACAATATGCTCTATGTGCCCATCATTGTACCCGAGATCGTCCTCGCCGTGGCGCTGCTCATCATCTTTATGAACCTCGGCCTCTCCCTGGGCATGGGCTCCATCCTCATCGGCCACTGTACCTTCTGTATCCCCTACGCAGTGGTCACCATCAAGGGCCGCATCAGCGGCGACGGCGACACGCTGGAGGAGGCCTCCATGGACCTGGGCGCCAATCGGATTCAAACCTTCTTCCGGGTCACTCTGCCCAGCATCATGCCCGGCGTTATGTCCGCCGCCTTTCTCTCGTTCACCCTCTCCGTTGACGACGTGGTCATGAGCAATATGCTGGCGGGGGCCAAGAACTCCACCCTTCCGGTGCTCATTCTCTCCATGAACAAGTCCGGCATCACCCCCGATGTCAACGCTCTTACCACCATCATGATCCTGGTCATTGTGGCGGGCATGCTCCTGAGCAACGGCGTCAAGGCCCTCGTCAAGCGGAGAAGCGCCGTCTGACCGCTCCCGGCCTCTGCCGCCTCCGGCGGTTCGGCATATTCGTCAGCCCCATCATTCATATTTAGGAGGAAAACAGCATGAAAAGATTCCTTGCTCTCACCCTGTCTCTTGCCCTCGCCCTCCCCCTGGCCGCATGCGGCGGCTCTGGAAACGGCTCCACCCCCGCCGGCGGCAACGCCACCGACGTGCCCGCCGAGGCCAGCACAGAGCTCAACATCTACATGTGGCAGCAGTACATCTCCGACGCGCTCATCGCTGATTTCGAATCCCAGAACAACTGCAAGATCAACCTCTCCTACATGAGCGACAACGCCGACGCCATCACAAAGCTGACCGCCGGCGGCGGCCAGGAGTACGACCTCATCATGACTTGTGACGCCTATATGGACTCCCTGGTGGCCGGCGGCTATGTCCAGAAACTCAATCTGGACAATATCCCCAACTCCTCCAACATCAACGAGGCCTATTGGACCGCGAAGGACTACTGCGTCCCCTATCTCATGAACTACATCTATGTGGTCTATAACACTGAGACCTGCCCCATCGAGATCACATGCTATAACGACCTCATCGACCCCGCCCTCAAGGGCCAGATCAGCACTATCGACGGCGCCCGTAACCTGTTCCCCATCGCCCTGGTGGCCCTGGGCTATGACCCCAACTCCACCAACGAGCAGGAGATCGCCGCGGCCTACGAGTGGCTGACCAAGTATAACGACAACGTAGTGGCCTACGGCGCCGCCGAGCAGAATCTGACCAACGGCACGGCCTGCGTGGCCCTCACTTATGACGGCAACGCCTCCTGGGCCATGAGCGAATTGGGCGACAAGAACACACTGAAGGTGGCCGACTTCGAAAGCGATCCCGTGCAGTTGGGCTTTGATCTCTACGTCATCCCCACCGGCGCCAAGCACGTGGATCTGGCCGAAAAGTTTCTCAACTACATCACCGACCCCCAGGTCATGGCAAAAAACTTGGAGGAGTTCCCCTACTCCTGCCCCAACGACGCCGCCGTGGCGGCCGCCTCCGAGTCCTACCGCAATGACCCCGCCCGCGACTTCTCTTACAAAGAGAACGTATTCTTCCAGAAGGACGTGGGCGACGCCCTCACCATCTACAATGACTATTATCAGAAGCTGAAAGTCGGCGAGTGATTCCCGCCGCCAGGAGGAGACGACAACATGCTGAAATTTGACGAAGAAAAACAGATCGCCAGCGTCCAGGGCGCCCTGGCCCTGCGGGGACGGATCGAGGCGATCGTGGATGACATCTGCAGGGCCGGCTTCAAGAACATCTGCTGGTTGGGCATTGGAGGGACCTACGCCTCCTGCCTCCAGGCCGAGGTCCACATGAAGGAGCGCTCCACACTGGAGTTCTTTGTGGAGAATGCCGCAGAGTACCTCACCACCGGCAACCGCCGGGTGGGCGAAGGCACGGTGGTGGTCATCTCCTCTGTCACCGGCAGCACGATCGAGATGGTGGACGCCGTGAAAAAGGCACAGGCCGACGGGGCCAGGGTGCTGGGCTTCATCGACGTGGAGACCACGGAGCTTGCCAAGCGGATGGACTGGGAGATCGCCTATCCCGCCAACGAACAGCTCAAATTCTTCATGGTGGCCGACCGCCTGATGTTCCGCCACGGCGAGTTTCCTGAATATGAGGAGTACTACGCCCAACTGGACGCCCACCTCGCGGTGGACCTGGCGGAGGTGGAGAAAGCGGCCGACGCCTTCGGCCTGGCCTTCGCCCAGAAGCACCATGACGACAAACTCCACTACTTCGTGGGCGCCGGCAATCAATACGGCTCCACCTATTCTTACGCCATGTGCTACTGGGAGGAACAGCACTGGATCCGGACCAAGAGTATCCACTCCTCCGAATTTTTCCACGGCATGCTGGAGATCGTGGACCGGGACACCCCTGTGACGGTCTTTGTGGGCGAGGATTCCCAGCGCCCTCTCAGCGAGCGGGTGGTCCGATTCCTGCCCAGGGTGTGCGCCAACTACACCGTCATCGACTCCAGGGACTATGCTCTGCCCGGCATCGACGAGCGCTTTCGGGGGAATCTCTCCCATCTGGTGACCCACGCCGTCACCCAGCGCATCGACGCCCACATCGAGGCCATCAACCGCCACCCCATGGAGATCCGGCGGTATTACCGCAGACTGGACTACTGAGCAGATCAAGCGGGACCGCTCCGGATGCCGCGGCACGGGGCGGCCCCGCTTGTCAGGAGGATGCTTATGGAGCTGGGCATGTTCACCAGCGGCTACCAATACTACCCCCTGGAGCGGGCCTTCGCCGACGCCAGGCGTTTCGGATACGACTATATCGAACTCTGGGGCGGCCGGCCCCACGCCTTCGCCCCCGACCTGGCCCGGGGAGAGCTTTCCGGCGTTCTGGCCCTCATCGAGCGCCATGAGATGCCCGTGCGGGTCTACACCCCCGAGCACAATGCCTATCCGTACAACTACATGCTGGGGAGTGAGCTCCAGCGCGCAGACGCCCTGGACTATCTGAAGCTCTGCCTCAACATGGGCAAAGCGCTGGGCGCGGACCATACCCTCATCTCCACCGGACACGGCGGCTACACCGCCTCCCGCAGGGAGCTCCGCAGCCGTCTCGTCCGCTGCCTCCGGGAACTGGCGGATCACGCCGAGTCCATCGGCCACACCATTCTGCTGGAGGCCCTCACCCCCTATGAGACCAATGTCTGCACCACTGCCGGGGAGCTGTCCGAGACGCTGGAGACGGTGGATTCTCCCGCTCTTATGGGTATGTGCGATGTGGTGCCCCCCTGGGTCATCCGGGAGCCCATCACGAACTATCTGGATCAGTTGGGCGGGCGGATGGCCCACCTCCATCTGGTGGACGGCGATGGGAACAGCGACAGCCATCTGATCCCAGGCGACGGCTGCATCCCCCTGCCGGAGCTGCTGGAGGAGTTGGAGGTCAGGGGGTACCGGGGCAGGGCCACCATCGAGCTGGTGACATCCTACCGCAATGAGCCCTCCCTGTACGCCAAGCAGGCCCTCCAGCGCGTGCGGGCTCTGCTCCCCCATTAAGAAAGGGTGACGCCAATGGACAAAGAAATCAAGCTGGCCGCCGTGGGCGACAACTGCATGGACGTCTACGACCGGACCGGGGAGGCCTACCCCGGCGGAAATCCTGTTAATGTGGCCGTCTATACCCTCCGGCTGGGGGGCAAAGCCTCCTACACCGGCGTGGTGGGTACAGACCAGTATGGGTCCCTCATGCGCGCCGCCGTGGCCTCCAAAGGTGTGGATGTCTCCCACCTCAAGACCGCTCCCGGGGTCACCGCCGTCTCCCATGTGGAGATCGCAAACGGCAATCGGGTCTTTGGCGACTACGAAGAGGGCGTCATGGCCGGGTTCCGCCTCACCCCGGAGGACATAGACTTTCTCTGTTCCCATGACCTGGTGGTGACCGGGCTGTGGGGCATGATCGCCGGAGACCTGCCCGCGCTCCGCGCCCGGGGCGTCCCGGTGGCCTTCGACTTCGCCGACAAGCGGACCGACCCCACCCTGGACCTGGCCATCCCCTATGTGGACTACGCCTTTTTCTCTTACGACGGAGCCGACAGCGAAACTCTGCGGACCTTTCTCCGCTCTATGCAGGCCCGCGGGCCCAAGGTGGCGGTGGCCACGCGGGGCGAGGCGGGCAGCATGGCCTATGATGGTTCTCAGTTCTACGAGTACGGCATCGTCCCCTGCCGCGTCGTGGACACCATGGGGGCCGGGGACAGCTACATCGCCGGCTTTCTCTTTGGACTTCTGCGTGGAAAGAGCATCCCCGACTGCATGGCCCTGGGCGCCCAGAGCAGCAGTGTGACCCTTCAGTACAGTGGAGCGTGGTAACGGGTTTCCGTCTCCACTCGTATCCGTTGTCACCCGGCGGAGCACGCTTCCCCACGAAAATACCGAGGCCGAGCCCAAAAGGGCTCGGCCTCGGTATTTTCGTGTATCTTGCCACAGGCCCCTGCGCGCTCATGAGAGCAGAATGCGGTCGTTGTCCAGATCCTTTCCCGCGCCGGCCCGGAAACGGGAGAGCAGGTCCTCCACGGTGAGCCCCTTCCTCTCCTCGCCCCCAATGTCCAGTACAATACGCCCCGCGTCCATCATCAGTGTGCGATTTCCCAGCTCCAGAGCGTTTTTCATATTATGGGTGACCATCAGGCAAGTGATGTTCTGCCGGGCCACGATATCCTTGGTGAGGGCCAGCACCTTCTCCGCCGTCCCGGGGTCCAGAGCCGCGGTGTGCTCATCCAAAAGGAGTAGCTTGGGCGGCACCATGGTGGCCATCAGCAGAGTGAGGGCCTGCCGCTGTCCGCCGGAGAGGAGCCCCACCGGCTGGCGCATCCGGTCCTCCAGCCCCATCCCCAGCAGGGAGAGCTGCTCCCGGAAAAAGGCCTTATCCTCCTTGTTCACCCGGCTGAAAAAGGCCCGCTGGTGCTTGGCGGCGCGGAGATAGGCCAGGGCAAGGTTCTCCTCAATGGTCATATGGGGGGCGGTCCCCTTCATGGGGTCCTGGAAGAGCCGTCCGATCTCCCGGCTGCGGCGGTATTCCGGCTGGAAAGTGATGTCCTCCCCATCCAGAACAATAGAGCCCGCATCGGCAAAGAAAACGCCGGAAATGGCGTTGAAGAGGGTGGATTTCCCCGCGCCGTTGGACCCCACGATGGTGATGAAATCTCCCCGTTCCAGGCGCAGATCCACATCGGTGAGGGCCTTTTTCTCATTGACGGTGCCGGGGTTGAAGGTCTTGGAGACCCCGCTCAGCTTCAGCATGCGCCCCGCCTCCTCTCCGACAGCGCCGCCCGCTTGCGGCGCTGGAGCAGGAAATAGTCCTTCAGAGCCGGGGCGGCGATGGCCAGGGCCACAATGACAGCGGTGATGAGTTTGAGATAGGTGGTGACATTAAACTTCAGCGCCACGGCATAAATGGCCCGGTAGATGAGGCTGCCCACCACCACGGCGACGACGCCCCGCAAGATCCCGCTCTTGCCCCGGGAGATCACGGACTGTCCGATGATGAGGCTTGCAAGCCCCAGCACCACCATGCCGGTGCCCAGGTTCATATCCGCACTCTTCTGATACTGGGCGATAAGAGCGCCGGAGAGGGCGGTCATGGCGTTGGCGAGGCACAGGCCCACCGTGATGGTAAAGACCGGGTTGATGGAGGAAGCGCGCACCATATCGGTGTTGTCCCCCGTAGCCCGGATGGACAGCCCCAGCCGGGTGCCCAGAAACAGCACCAGCAGCACGCAGACAGCCAGCACCACCACGGAGGCCACCAGCAGCTTGTGCCAGCTCCCCGCAAAGCCGGTCTCCTTGACCAGAGAAAAGATGGTGTCGCTTTTGTAGAGGTTCACATTGGCCGACCCCATGACCGTGAGATTCACGGAATAGAGCCCGAAGTTTGTGATGATGCCCGCCAGGATAGAGGGTACCCCCAGCTTGGTCTGGAGGAAGGCGGTGACAAAACCGGCGGCGGCCCCGGCCAGCATGGCCATGGGCAGAGCCAGAACAGGGTGGCCCATCAGGCAGACCGTGGCGGACACGGCGCAGCCCAGCGTAAAGGCGCCGTCGGTGGTGAGATCGGCGATATCCAGGATGGTGTAGCTCAAAAAGAGCGCCAGCGCCACCAGGGCGTAGATCACCCCGGCCTCCAGGGCCGTCTGTACAATGGTGAGCATGAGGGTCTTTCTCCTTTCACGCGGTCATACCCCTGCCGGGTCCGGCAGGGGTATGACCGTCAGACATTCTCCCGTTTCAGTCCTCGGTGGTCTCCACCTCGCTGACGGTGGAGGCCATATCGCTGAACACGGCGTAATCGGCGCCCAGCGCGGCGGCGGTCTCGGTATTGACCGTGATGATGCCGCCGTCCATCACGTGGTACTCAGGCACCACGCCGGTCTGGAGTACCTCCAGCGCCATATCGGCGGTATAGGCTCCGAGCTCGGTGTAGTTGACGCCGCAGGTGGCAAATGCGCCGTTGCGGACGAAGGAATCGGCCCCGGTATAGTGGGGCACGTCCGCCTCAATGAAGGTCTCGGCAATGGTCAGCTCCACGGCCATCACGCTGTTGTCGGTGGGGGTAAAGACGGCGTCCGCCTCGCCTGCCAGGCTGGCCGCGGCGGCAATGATCTCATCCGGGTTGACACCGGTGCGCTCCACATAGGCGATTCCCTTGGCATCCAGGTATTCCTTGGCCTCGGCAATGGGCGTCTCGGAATTCGGCTCCGAGGGGGAGTACAGCAGGCCCACGGTCTGAATATCCGGGTCCTGGGCAAACATCATGTCCAGAATAAAGGCGGTGTTCAGAGCGTCGCTGGTGCCGGTGACCCGGTCGATGCCGGTGAGTCCCGCGGTGGCGGGGTCGCTGATGGCGGCGTAGATGATGGGGGTGCCCAGGTCCTCGGTGGCATTGACCATGCATTGCGCCGCCAGGGTGGCGATGGGGAT contains:
- a CDS encoding GntR family transcriptional regulator, translated to MRHEEAIGPNSPLYLQLRELIRGKIEGGEYPPGTAIPSVGTLAETYGIHRLSVRSAISALIGEGLLKSVQGKGIFVVGDKLERDLETVGGFRQNMQAKPESRVLVKALRPAGVVYGALLSCAPGEPVHYIKQVSYVSGEPVSQEETYIPEALLPNLKQVDLGVFSVYEALEFYGIRVARREQSLEITELDPMDARLLNVEPGRGVLVLSSVSYDEEGRAVEFTRSYTRGDKCTFSVRYQREG
- a CDS encoding GntR family transcriptional regulator, producing MTQDYRPRPRELARELLNGYLVEHQLRSGDRLPSERSLCEAWGLSRSALRSATARMEKDGVLCSRPGAGTYVAQRKYTRNLQGLLSLSRSASEQGRRVTTRLLDLKRIECDKTLAKRFGQVLGYPLYKVARLRMVDGEPLMVETAFLPAERVEGLEKWDLERGSLFAVLEEAYGLIPEQGEEKVSITYATTDEAELMGIEEGAPLFWIVSQTYDQNGELLEYCRAAARPDRLRITSELKRRDAAERGGDIHEA
- a CDS encoding ABC transporter ATP-binding protein translates to MAESIVSLIDVEKRFGSNLVVRKMNMEIYEGEFLTLLGPSGCGKTTTLRMIAGFEDATSGIIKVQGERVENKEPYQRDVNTVFQNYALFPHMTVFDNVAYGLTIKKVPKDEIRQRVAEMLELVQLTDYERRKPDELSGGQKQRVAIARALINRPKVLLLDEPLGALDLKLRKQMQIELKRLQKKLGITFVYVTHDQEEALTMSDRIAVMNAGVIEQLGTPMEIYDHPLTRFVAGFIGESNIFDGTVTAVEGDLLRVDTPAGKLLTRGSGFAVGEEMHVSIRPEYLEAGERSADGFDLPARIKDFTYMGTVVKTALDMADGTELKLSRFEQDANAHEGDKVYLSWRPEKSVPIKKSHT
- a CDS encoding ABC transporter permease, with the translated sequence MSKQPSGTSDLQAIRRKRDMRRKTIPALAQAGPVSIWMILFVTLPMLFIIYISFMSRGVFGDVVYQFSLESYQTLLDATYFKVILKSLKAALLTTVLCLGLGYPFAYYIARKPPEVASRLIMLIMIPFWTNSLMRLNSWLLLFQTSGPVNNFLQWTGLVDRPITFIYTDGLVVLGLITNMLPFAVLPLYSSIEKLQKSLLEASADLGATPSQTFFKVTLPLTFPGIFSAIILVFIPSLGIYTVSDILGGGKVLYIGNIIKNQFGSIRNWPLGAALSVLLLVITGLLIFIYTRFAKIEDMEVV
- a CDS encoding ABC transporter permease; amino-acid sequence: MAKLSKVQRHKRTAAILGEVYAILIYAVLYIPIVVMMVFSFNDQRYNYYWNGFTTQWYGKLFHNSALIGSLWYSLIIAVLATVISVVIGTLGALGLKKYEFHGKKLVNNMLYVPIIVPEIVLAVALLIIFMNLGLSLGMGSILIGHCTFCIPYAVVTIKGRISGDGDTLEEASMDLGANRIQTFFRVTLPSIMPGVMSAAFLSFTLSVDDVVMSNMLAGAKNSTLPVLILSMNKSGITPDVNALTTIMILVIVAGMLLSNGVKALVKRRSAV
- a CDS encoding polyamine ABC transporter substrate-binding protein, with amino-acid sequence MKRFLALTLSLALALPLAACGGSGNGSTPAGGNATDVPAEASTELNIYMWQQYISDALIADFESQNNCKINLSYMSDNADAITKLTAGGGQEYDLIMTCDAYMDSLVAGGYVQKLNLDNIPNSSNINEAYWTAKDYCVPYLMNYIYVVYNTETCPIEITCYNDLIDPALKGQISTIDGARNLFPIALVALGYDPNSTNEQEIAAAYEWLTKYNDNVVAYGAAEQNLTNGTACVALTYDGNASWAMSELGDKNTLKVADFESDPVQLGFDLYVIPTGAKHVDLAEKFLNYITDPQVMAKNLEEFPYSCPNDAAVAAASESYRNDPARDFSYKENVFFQKDVGDALTIYNDYYQKLKVGE
- a CDS encoding SIS domain-containing protein, translated to MLKFDEEKQIASVQGALALRGRIEAIVDDICRAGFKNICWLGIGGTYASCLQAEVHMKERSTLEFFVENAAEYLTTGNRRVGEGTVVVISSVTGSTIEMVDAVKKAQADGARVLGFIDVETTELAKRMDWEIAYPANEQLKFFMVADRLMFRHGEFPEYEEYYAQLDAHLAVDLAEVEKAADAFGLAFAQKHHDDKLHYFVGAGNQYGSTYSYAMCYWEEQHWIRTKSIHSSEFFHGMLEIVDRDTPVTVFVGEDSQRPLSERVVRFLPRVCANYTVIDSRDYALPGIDERFRGNLSHLVTHAVTQRIDAHIEAINRHPMEIRRYYRRLDY
- the frlC gene encoding fructoselysine 3-epimerase; its protein translation is MELGMFTSGYQYYPLERAFADARRFGYDYIELWGGRPHAFAPDLARGELSGVLALIERHEMPVRVYTPEHNAYPYNYMLGSELQRADALDYLKLCLNMGKALGADHTLISTGHGGYTASRRELRSRLVRCLRELADHAESIGHTILLEALTPYETNVCTTAGELSETLETVDSPALMGMCDVVPPWVIREPITNYLDQLGGRMAHLHLVDGDGNSDSHLIPGDGCIPLPELLEELEVRGYRGRATIELVTSYRNEPSLYAKQALQRVRALLPH
- the frlD gene encoding fructoselysine 6-kinase; its protein translation is MDKEIKLAAVGDNCMDVYDRTGEAYPGGNPVNVAVYTLRLGGKASYTGVVGTDQYGSLMRAAVASKGVDVSHLKTAPGVTAVSHVEIANGNRVFGDYEEGVMAGFRLTPEDIDFLCSHDLVVTGLWGMIAGDLPALRARGVPVAFDFADKRTDPTLDLAIPYVDYAFFSYDGADSETLRTFLRSMQARGPKVAVATRGEAGSMAYDGSQFYEYGIVPCRVVDTMGAGDSYIAGFLFGLLRGKSIPDCMALGAQSSSVTLQYSGAW
- a CDS encoding ABC transporter ATP-binding protein, with translation MLKLSGVSKTFNPGTVNEKKALTDVDLRLERGDFITIVGSNGAGKSTLFNAISGVFFADAGSIVLDGEDITFQPEYRRSREIGRLFQDPMKGTAPHMTIEENLALAYLRAAKHQRAFFSRVNKEDKAFFREQLSLLGMGLEDRMRQPVGLLSGGQRQALTLLMATMVPPKLLLLDEHTAALDPGTAEKVLALTKDIVARQNITCLMVTHNMKNALELGNRTLMMDAGRIVLDIGGEERKGLTVEDLLSRFRAGAGKDLDNDRILLS
- a CDS encoding ABC transporter permease, which translates into the protein MLTIVQTALEAGVIYALVALALFLSYTILDIADLTTDGAFTLGCAVSATVCLMGHPVLALPMAMLAGAAAGFVTAFLQTKLGVPSILAGIITNFGLYSVNLTVMGSANVNLYKSDTIFSLVKETGFAGSWHKLLVASVVVLAVCVLLVLFLGTRLGLSIRATGDNTDMVRASSINPVFTITVGLCLANAMTALSGALIAQYQKSADMNLGTGMVVLGLASLIIGQSVISRGKSGILRGVVAVVVGSLIYRAIYAVALKFNVTTYLKLITAVIVALAIAAPALKDYFLLQRRKRAALSERRRGAC
- a CDS encoding ABC transporter substrate-binding protein is translated as MKKLNLKNTMSLTAAAALTLSLAACGSGSGSSTHAPADTAEPTGQGVSGYKIAIVQQLDHASLDEIRQAVEAELDAKAAELGIAIDYTEFNGQNDQSLLNQIGAQVAGEGYDAVIPIATLAAQCMVNATEDLGTPIIYAAISDPATAGLTGIDRVTGTSDALNTAFILDMMFAQDPDIQTVGLLYSPSEPNSETPIAEAKEYLDAKGIAYVERTGVNPDEIIAAAASLAGEADAVFTPTDNSVMAVELTIAETFIEADVPHYTGADSFVRNGAFATCGVNYTELGAYTADMALEVLQTGVVPEYHVMDGGIITVNTETAAALGADYAVFSDMASTVSEVETTED